A region from the Prosthecobacter fusiformis genome encodes:
- a CDS encoding endonuclease NucS domain-containing protein translates to MPRTPADNDLHESRQERAIEDLLVDYPYLIASHLTRPKRQYYLNDTDRIDLFFKAGDEVWIAEIKAQTCTVACVRQLMRYVQHLLPAHPVVRGLLIGPGINSAASKLLQAGPYDLRFLKLDEDVPRKIVVCRDCRKAYAARLDVCPDCRTSQVIY, encoded by the coding sequence ATGCCGAGAACTCCAGCCGATAATGACCTGCACGAGTCCCGCCAGGAGCGTGCCATTGAAGATCTGCTGGTGGATTATCCCTATCTCATCGCCAGTCATCTGACACGGCCGAAAAGGCAGTACTATCTCAACGACACCGACCGAATCGACCTCTTTTTTAAAGCGGGCGATGAAGTGTGGATCGCCGAAATCAAGGCGCAGACGTGCACCGTGGCCTGTGTCCGTCAGTTGATGCGGTATGTGCAGCATCTGCTGCCGGCTCATCCGGTGGTGCGTGGTTTATTGATCGGTCCCGGCATCAACTCGGCAGCATCGAAACTGCTTCAAGCTGGCCCCTATGACCTTCGTTTTCTAAAGCTGGATGAAGATGTGCCGAGAAAAATCGTGGTCTGCCGGGATTGTCGAAAAGCCTATGCGGCGAGGCTGGATGTCTGTCCAGACTGCCGCACCAGCCAAGTGATCTACTGA
- the sugE gene encoding quaternary ammonium compound efflux SMR transporter SugE produces the protein MAWIYLLLAGLTEIAWAVGLKYTHGWTRLWPSLITAGLIITSLLLLSHALKTLPVGTGYAVWTGIGAVGTAIIGIVFFDEPRTAMRLVCIGLILVGIVGLKATSGH, from the coding sequence TTCTTCTGGCAGGACTGACGGAAATTGCATGGGCTGTCGGCCTCAAATACACTCACGGCTGGACGCGCCTGTGGCCCAGCCTCATCACGGCAGGGCTGATCATCACCAGTTTGCTCCTGCTGTCCCATGCGCTGAAAACGCTACCGGTCGGCACTGGCTATGCGGTATGGACTGGCATCGGCGCAGTGGGCACGGCCATCATCGGCATCGTCTTTTTTGATGAGCCGCGCACGGCCATGCGGCTAGTCTGCATCGGACTTATCCTGGTCGGTATCGTGGGGCTGAAGGCCACTTCCGGGCATTAA